Genomic DNA from Solanum pennellii chromosome 3, SPENNV200:
CACATATTAGTGCTGCCCCTTCAGTGTTCATACTCTGTCTGTACCTGTATCtttgtgatttttctttttcagtttcTTAAGTATTACCTAGAGATGGAAAAAGAGTAAAGACTCGATAAACCATCCTATGCCaatcattttaaaatgaaattcgATGGTTAAGATTTTGTAAGTTTGGCATTTTCTTAAATGAAGACCATTAAAAGCTTCCCTTTTTTCCTTTTACATTAGACAATACTTTCTAAACATTATTAGGCTGTATCATCTTAGATATGAGTTCAAGGGATGACGAATTATTCAATTTGTGCAGACTGGTAAGCAGAGAAAACGAAGCAGTGCCATGTCGCTTCAAATTTGTCCGGCTTCTATGATTCACCATGAACCGAATGCAAGGCGACTTGAAAGTGCTTGCCACATCCCTGATACTGGTGCTGATCATAGATGTTTCAGTGATGATGATTGTGGTGTTGATGCCAACACCTGTAGGCGGAGATCATGCAGTCTGGCGGGATATTGTGGCCTCTGGTCGTTGATATAGAAAGATGTATATCCTCAAATTCATTTGCAACAGATCAGATATACAGGTTTTAGGTAAACGGTACATTTTTGTATACTATATCTTAGAGTTAAAAGGTATTTTAAGAGCATTCTCATGAGATATAGGTCAAGATGGAAATGTAAAATACACATGAAAAGCTTTTGTTATATGCTTACGAGCATACCATAGTGAAATTAATCAAGCACTTTGCTGGTGATTTCTTTCTCATCTCCCCTAGCGTTTGTTCTATTAGCAATACTTTGATAAGATAACTTTCATATTGCTCACTTGGATAAATAGATACAACGCATTCATGTTTATTTATACCAAAAATACCTACAAGGTGCTTTTTATCTTATAAGCATTACATTAATTATGTATCAACGTAAATGGACtaattaaattcatgtttttataaTCAATTCTATCGGGAAAAACACTCATAATTTTATTGACTGACCCGAGATTTATTAAATATCGAATCAACGGATAAGATTGTGTCACGTGTTCCTATTTAGTCTTCGAAAAggacatatatattttttggttttaggACGTCAGGAGCATCAATGTCGCTAAAGTATGATGAAGTGTATTTGCATATCATTTATtatagtttaaaatatatttttcctttttcccttCTTTAAAGAGTAAATTTCGAAAAATACCTTTTTGACATTGAACAAATCTATATATTCGTATTATCATATTCTACCAGTTTGATAAAAGGCATAACAAATATTGTTGTATGTCATAATGTATAAtctaaaacaaaaagaaaagcacAAACTCAAATTTGTTTCTTATTAAAAGGATAGAGGACATATAGctcgtaaaaaaaaaaaaaggagcatAATTCCAGATTCTAAACATGTGTACAAACATATTTGAATCCACCAAATTTTCATTAAACAAACTATAAAGATAAAACTAAGGAAAGagagtcaaaaatatttttaacaacgtaaaaagaataaaaatattttctatttataatttgattcaaaaatattgttataaataatatcttatttaaaaaatactgTTAAATAATATGAAACTAACAAAATACTATCAGTTTTTATTAAGAAATGCCGTAAAAAAACTAGAGCGGTAAGCAGTGGGCCGTATGTGCACGATAGAGTGTCGTAACAGGTAAATACAGCTGGACTCCAATGAACTGTATGATAGGATAGTGAAATGACAATTCTCTACCTAACCTCATCCTATCtgacatttgttttttttctctctcttttgagGTTAAAAAGAGTATCTACACGATAAAGAGTTGTGATAAAATGATAAGTATTTCTtcgtttttaattaaaatatctcaaatttgaattcttttagATACAAAGTCCAAttctaatatataattttgaatttaattaatttataatatggaTATAGAATACTAgacggaaaattaaaaaaaaaacagaatagCTACATTTAGACCCTCATTTTAAAAACAAAGAACCACCTTTAGTCCCTATTTATTGGGCTCCATTGTCGTTTTCATTGATCTCTCTGTTGTCCTTACGTGATATCAAGACTAGTAAAGGCCCAATTGTACGGCCCATAATAGGACGAAGTGACCGCATATTTTTGGATCCAAAGATGATGACTCTCACTGCAACTTGCTTGCTGCctctaattttttaagttttttattagtttgtaaatatattatttttatattgtcaTTGTTTTAgtgtaaatattaaatttgaatgaaGTTAAACTGAATTTCGACAGACatgtaattagaaaaaaaaagctTTTGCCTTGCATGGGATACTAATCTTTCTCTATTCAAAAGAGTTTaacttatattcattatcattataGTAGTATAGGataatgtttttattataatcatgtgATGTTTGAATGTTAAAGTAGATAATTTGTTTCACTTTTAAAGattatatgttttatattttaagaaagcAATAGATAATATGGCAATGTAAAGATGTTCTTATACTGATtgtgaaatttaattaaattttatattcaaattttgattgaTCAATGTAACGCTCATCTCGGAAATTTCATATTTACGTTTTCTTTTATcacaaggaaaatgaaaatgaaatgacaTTAGAAAAATTTCCgttattactttttctttttttttggggaaTTTGTATCGATATTCAAAAAACACATTGAAACTGACTCCGTTtttactttttcctttgatcACGAGAACACATGTTTTCTCATATAGTATGTATACAAAAACACTCTTATTGCAAATAGATAAAAGgagaagataattttttaaaaaattcaatatattaagAGGATCATTGGTAATTAGAGCTATATGCATATATTAATTCAGCATTATTTATTAAGTTACCAAGAATTCAGCTATTTAtacattaataatttaattttttatctaatataaaataatatctaaatcaAATAGTGCCTTTTTGGTATACatagaaaaacatatattatcaaACATTAGTATTAGCAATGCTTAACTACAGTTTGTGACTGAACGAACACATGTTTTCTCATATTTCTTACTAAATCGCAATTGTTATTTTTAgtacatgttattattttttaaaagtacttAGCAAATTATGTTTTGCTTTCTACACCTACTACAAAGAATTGAGAAGGTACGTACTTAGAGGTGACACAAAAAGAGGAGCAAATATCACATGACTAGATagctaaattttatttaattaatgtgatAGAAATATTGTCGTCCCTAAAGCCGTCTCTAAGTAAGTgagaaattgaaattaattttaggcggtttttttttttttgggcaaacttttagttttttatttattcaaagatCAGTACAAACTCAAGTTTTCAATTAaagaatttgaattaatttattttgctttactaaattaactaataaacataaatcatttacttaatttttataagttggtaaaatataaattttcaaagttaatacTCTCTCCGTCCGGTATTATatgtcatgatttttatttttagagtcaaattataaaaattttgattaacattttaagatgtattttttcatcatattaatatgcaaaaaattgtaatttatagtacttttcatatagttttagaatatctaatttttttgtttaaaatatcgaattaatgtgattcaatttacctttgaaaattagtcaaattgactttcgacaAGCGCAACATGACATACAACTCCAAAATGAGGAAGTAATTCACaaggattaaaaatatttatttattaactttatgaaacaaaaaatattataaaccaactatttataaaaaaaaataacaaatataaaatgaacGTAGATTTTCGTTCTAAGTTTAAGAGGTATGGAATTATAAGTAGCTCGAAATTCGAAAAGAGGTACAGAGGAAGAAACAGCTGTATATTAGTAATGCACACAGCTAGATCATCCTCAGAGTTTACTATTAACCAGGGTCCCCCGCCCATACATTTTTCaactataaaattaaacatggacctcaaaatttcattaaCTAGACTTAAGCTAAGTTTTAAGCAGGAGCTGCGGTTATAATACTCATGCCGATGGCGCTTCGTGTACTGCttcttttagttttatttttccttaCTGTTAAGGCACAGGTAAATATTTCAGTCTTCGTCGATTTCAATCAAATGATTACTCAACTAATAGTATATATTTAagttagattttttatttatttatacttttacttgttcatattttGAATCTGATAATAAAAAAGTAGTTATTATTTCTATGTATGTGCGCAGGATTCTATTATTGATCTCAAGGAAGTTGAAGAAGACAGACAACAACATGTTGGTCTCAGCCAGGCACTTCGTGTTCGTCTctgttcatttttttcttttaatgtattaaaataatataatttttccgttgctattgaatttaaatatgtCATAATATTTGTGcgacataatttttttctagaatGGACTGATAATGATATATTTGTCGAATGTACTTAGACTTTGTTATTTTTGATGATTTCAGTATGGTATTATAGGAGAACTGTTTACTCGTTacctgaatttatttttattttatttttaaccttTTCAGGTTTTCACCAGAGGAGCCAATAGAAGGCTAGTTCAAGACATAGGTAAGTTATAGAATGCTTATTTGTTTTGTGTATTGTTTATATTCATGAGATatatctttctcttttttttttatgttattttactttaatttatgaatttatcactggattttgaatttatttttcagttAATTAAGCGCTATAAACACCATCTATTAAATGATAACACATTTTTCAAGTCAGTGGCCGTAATcagtaattattattttaattaaataaacgcACCTCTGGTGGTTTGGTTGACCGTCACATTAATTGAATCTGCAACACAGAAATTTAATTTGCGgttaaattaaatcatattaattcgatatttttgattaaaaaattaaatattttaaaactatataaaaaatactataaatttcaatcttttgcatattagtatgatgaaaaactataacttaaaatgttagtcaaaatttttataatttaattttaaaaatagaaaatatgacaaataatttcGAACCGAGAGAACATCCTATTCATATTACTAGCTCTTTTTATTTTGACAagtattttaaatcatatttttcttttagtaatTTGAACAAAGTAACATGGGATGGACGGAGGGATTGTGTGTTAAATTTGCTATTGAAGTGAAGAAATGTAGacagaataatttattttattttaatttatatatacagTTTAATTTGGTAGAATGTCTAAGAAAAAGAAGTACTCTTTAACTATTTGTgtatttataattcaatttattaatgataaattagtaatttctaGTTAAAATTGTTTCATATGTTCAAAATTGACAATCATTTTAAGACGATttgtacaaaaataaaaaaagtaagttatataaatgattattaattttaatcaGTTCTATCTTTTATCATTAAATACTTCAAAAAACtgtttatttaattgtatacaaatttaaatattaaaatataatcaaaagaTTAAATTGATAAAGTGatctctaaattttttttctctcttttaggATGTGTTTGCCAGATATTATccgataaatatatatatcagtCGCTGAAAAAGAATAGCTATGACTCTAAAAGAGACTAGTCAAAGTCATTACTAGTGATCATGTCTTTTTATATACACACCATGCTTTTATATCAACTTAAAATACTCAAATTCTTTTTGAAGTGTGATCTTTTTTAGTTAAGGTTAGTTGTGGTACAATATAATGACATAACGTTTCAATCTTGATTCTTGACCATGTAGTTTTTCGTCGACCACTTTAATTTAGAGTGTTagatataaatattcatatttattattatcgtTGCAGTTTTAAAGGTTGCGAAATACTTGAACAATGGGGATATTGCTCTAGCTCCAGCACCAGCTCCACCTCCAAGTCCATTGGATTGTGGAGGATTGTGCAAATACAGATGCAGTTTACACTCGAGGCCCAATGTGTGTTTTAGGGCATGTGGAACATGTTGTGTTAGGTGCAAATGTGTGCCACCAGGGACCTTTGGGAACAGAGAGAAGTGTGGCAAATGTTACACTGAAATGACTACCCATGGCAACAAGACCAAGTGCCCTTAATTTATTACTAGTAATTATTTCACAAGTGTGTATGTGGACCTTagcatatatattttaatcatatctTTATGAGATATTACTAGCAAATCATGTCTGGCTACATTGCAGTATATATCTTGCTGCTTAGCCATGTGCAAGTTGCTGTGGTTTGAAAAAtattgtatgattatgttttacCCATGTTTACgttgatatgttatcacttggTTGCTATTTGTTCCGGTGGCAGAGTCAGGAATTTAATAAAAGATGTTTAGAAATAACAATTTGTTATGTTAAGTGTgtccaaaatatgttatttaatcaagggaaatttacataaatatactattataaaaaaatatttaccgtttataacaataacatttttttcacttgaccacttttaattcacttataatacaagtttaatacatattacaaagataaatttattattcaaatataatgcAAGTTTTACTGATGgatagataaatttattattcacatataatacaggTTTTAAtcatggataatacatttatcaaatattttaatacactaattatacaatgtgacaattttttaccaaacaaacataatatatttcaaaaacaattataattcaaatatcttgcatacataattcacttttaatacttattatagatttatcacaatattgctataaatggtaataaacaaaaagtatcactaaaatcaataattatttttaaaaatatatttattcatgtaattttttcattaatcaatgcgtatatattcatttatatatatgatattttttccgacgaagggtgtccaattggacacTCCACTCTATATGTGGCTACGCCACTGATTTGTTCTACGTATTTTCCCGAATTGAAACTTAACACCTTGTGTTATTGGATCAACGTATAACATAAGTTTAAACGTATCCTTAACATCTATAATTATCTAATTTGGGAAAAACTCTCCGACGCTTTctacaacaaataaattaaaatcttaaCTTAAATTAGTTATTATGTTCAAActaatagtaatatatataaatttgactTGATTTAACATAATGCTAGAAAGAACTTTCAAATATGATGACACATCGCCTCTATTTCCTGTGAAGTAGTCACTCgttttatttcattataatataaagTCCTAAGAGTTCCTTTAACACTatggatcattgttatccattgtattgtattgtatttgtTACTATACCTACagtatttgttttgattgttacttaaaatgtattgtattttattgttaaatttcgttgttacgtaacaatgaaaatTCCTATTTTATagaacaaccaatttggtgtgtttccattgttatttaattttttttccaattagatatttacataatatttcaaaatattattttaccctttatcttaattattataatCTAGTTAAACCTCCTGCCCTAGAATAAttaggatattttagtaaatttataaattacaatgcAGTACGATAcgatcaaaccaaacaattagatgttattaaacaacaacaaacaatatagTCTAGTCAAACATTATATCTACtatacaatacagtacaatagaaaacaatacaatataatatattatcaaacaatggataacaatgatccaaacaaagtgtaagAGTTCGTCACACGAGAGTGTAGATAATGTAGAGGAGCAGCAATAGTGTTCGTCAATACTGGCTACCAGttaaatattatcaaataattgattataacttaaataataCATACTTATATCAACAATTGGCTATGGGATGCAATTCTTACCATTTCTTCAAGGCTTCTGGCAGAGTAGTGCCTGTGCTAGACTTCTTCAGCCCAAAAGATTTAATGGCCCAAGTTCTGTTTGTAGCTGATTGgtacccctttaaattttccaAATCCAACCTTTTCATTGATGAAAAGAAATGCatcaaattccaaaaatatcaacaaaactTTTGTTGAGTAAAACTATCAAGATTAACCTATACCACACTATTTCTCAAGTTAAATAATTAACTCTTGTGATTAGCagttaatattttaattcatatctacaatttttgttttaaagtaTTATATTCGTTCTAGACATCAATAAATGAGGAATTATTATAGTTCAATGACTTGTGGTGATATAGTTTTTACAAAATAGTCCACAAATGCAAGAGTTATATAGATTAAAAAGTGTATACATATACTATACatttaatatacataataagTAATCGGTAAATAAGTATGACCGAACAGTAGATATTGGTAAGTTTCCGGTGCTATATTTGCTATTATTGCATGAGGCGCCTTATTCAAATGGAGAGAGGCGCAGCGAGGATTAGGAatttgaaagttttaaatttcgtTATTAGccattaatcaatttttttagggTTCACAAATTAATATACATGAATATTTAACTAAGTTTCTAGTACAAATTAGGGTCTAACTAAAGCTACTGGGTTCGTCCAAAACCATAAACCCCCACCTAGCTCTGCCTCTGCCTATAGACACAGAGGTTAATATGTATGTAAGCAGGTGTGAACATAGAGGTTGCCAAGGGGTTTACCTGAACCCCTcggtaaaaaattatattgtatatttaaGGATACATTTATTTTGAACCTCGTTAACTTAGAGGTTGGCTTAGTTGTTGAGGGTTCCAAACACAACCTTAAGGTTCCAAGATCAAATTTTTAGCACTACTCTTCTTTCTCAAACTCCCCTTGATGGAAATCCTGGAGCCGCTACTCTGTACGTAACTATGTAAGGATTATGTAAGGAAAAGTAAGTCGTACGTCAAGAATCATGACACTTTCTGTTTTATGGAGATACGTAACACtatagtacattgttttgttctccatttttgtttttgtcagTACTAGATAGTTCATGAATCACGGCTCTAACCCCCCTCATGAACCATGCCACACATTGTCTTACTATATATTTAACATCACACATCATCGAAGTTGACATATATATTAGACATATATTTTGCCAATCGCATGATTGCATATGCATCATCTCTATGCAAGAAATTCGTCTTCCATAGCACGAGTGCATTTTActaaagaaaagaggagaaaaaaatacatatagtACTAATAAGGAATCAACCTCTATTTATTTCAGTAATATAAATAACTTAACATTCAATCAATTATAATGTTCAATCATTTTATAGTTCAAGTGACAGGTGCTAATAAATCATACTAGATCAATTTTAGggaatatataattttacttaaaagcGTGATGATACCTAAAAACACCCTAACCTTGATTTATTATTTCgctaaaactttttatttcactaaaaaaaaagatcactaatcattttctttttaatatttataggtTTCgcctaaaaatagataaaagttaccgttgaaataaattattatttaatctaAAGAAAGAAGTACACAATTGCAATTTCGTTATTTTGGATTAATCTTTTTATGTGACTCAAAATGAAGGAACTCaactttttaaattgtttttggCTTGAAAAGTGAATACATCGTTAAAATAAATAGTCATTGCATCTTAAACATATTCATAGTCcgtattttcattattttttacagTTCTATTTGACTAAAATAGTAGAGTTTGTACATGTTTTTTTTAGTTGTCCTTTAAAAGACCATTGATAATTTACGATAGAAAAatctaaaagaaaagaatgtttCTTCTTAATTATCTCATCTTCGTTgtgcaaaattaattaatttgttttgtcAAGTTAATAGGGATTAATACTCAGACGATCACATGAAATTATTTGTGGGAAATATACCGTACGATCGTACTAATATTTAAATCGAGACATATAATAAAGAATATATAACAGCCACAGGATATTCTGAAAAAGATAGGGAGAATTATTAAGACACAGAATACAAtgtaattaattgttaattaattattcattcattcaGATTCAGGTATAGTATTTTGTTTAGTTGTAAAATAATTGGTAGCACAGAAACATTCTTTTAGGATGAGATCagataattaatttgatatgaaaattgAGTGACAAGTAGAAGCCAATGAACATGTTCCATACAATATTCTGCCCATGCACATGCAAAGATAGACACTTCTTTATATTTAGTGTCACAGACTCACAGTACCAGCTAGTTAATATCCCTGATAGGCCTCTTTCAAAAGCCATGCATAATATATGCAATAGTGAAGCAATATCTGATTAAATTCGATATGTTagttgtataatttttaaaatatatatagtatagTATTATCCGATGACACATCAAAACACTGCTGATATGTTTTgtgataatatataattaattatcttttgcTCGTTaagttattattactataaatatttatatgttatatttttaaaaaaaatgacatatctTTCGTTTTGAAATCCTGAATTCAACTCTGACTAGACGTATACCTGTATGAATTATGCAAGTATGGGGACCTCTTAGCACATGCACAATGAAGACAATATGTAATGTAGGCTCCAGAAGACCAACGATTTTTTCAAGATTATTTTCATTAGGAAGATGCCTCTCACCTTCCTAGGTAACGACATCCTTCACAAACCCTAACTTTATATATCTACCTTCTCTACTTTTCTATTCTATATATTAAgacaaattattataataataaattcatatttgataCTGTTAGAAGTTCAAGTTATGTATTCCATAATTTAGGATATATAAGGACTATGATCGAGTtctgaataaattatttatacatgtTTAGTCATTAGTGGatcatatttttaaagataTAAGTATATtagctaatttgaactaaaATTACTGAATTTCATCGAATTTGTTATTTGTGTTTTAAATATGCGGCCATGATACTGCCATTATTTTAGCGTGTAAATATGTGATGTATATAGTTAAGCTATAAAATTGGCGTAAACGCAATGAACATAATTAGTAACATACCTTTCTCcttattagttgattttataacaaCAATGGAGGCAATTAAAATAATACTCTCTCCATTTCATACAAATTGAGTTATTGAGGTGTTTCACACGCTTTATTAAAAGAAGATTAAGACATAAATTAGATTTAACTTTCCATTTTTATTCTTGTTATGATTACAATaactaaacattaattaataactaattcTCATACTAACTAATAAAGGGTAAAATTGGAAAACCATTCTAAAAGTAATActgaaaattgaataattaaattaatttaaaaaataaaaaatattttaacaattcaattaatatgaaaagaaagagTATTAATACTGGAATTTCAAATTATAGCTAAGAAGGAAGCTATCATTATTAAATAGGTTGATGGACTAGTGATTTGTGTTTAAATATGTAATCATCTCAAACTGTATTATTAGTTAGCGACTATGTTTAAATACTTATCATTAATTAAGCAGAACTtatttagggcccgtttggatgggcttaataaaagtagctttaaaaaagtacttttgaaagtgctgaaacttatttttaaaataagcagttatgcgttttggataaaattgctgaagttgctatgtcaaacgtgaaaagagaaaaatggaagaaagagatgttaggttatgtgggtaatttggagattgtataaaaacattaagggcaaaaagataaaaatatggtcaacttaaaacagcttataagctaaaaaaaaaagcacctctaccccagcttttaacttttggcttaaaataagttttttttaacttaaaataagttattttgagtattgccaaacagctaaataagtcaaaaatcagcttttaagtcagtttgaccagcttttaagctgagccaaacaggctcttaattatttttggttactaaatataaaaatttacgTACTTAAATATGGTAAATTTGgaagaaaataattacaaatatctTTTTAATGTGTGAAACATCACTTGAGTTGGATCAAAAACGAAAAAGTAAAAGCACCATTCACAAGGATCAGAGTCATTCacttttacgtgttcattttagATTTTACCTTTtcattaagaaataattatcaatataaatattttgtcataatattcttatacatttatttatagttttaattttttctcacTAACCAAGTGACAACTCAGATAGCCAATCAATTAAGCTATTATATTCCAATTAATTATTCTACTTTAAAATAGAACAGTTTGCCATTTAGAAGTATCTTTGGTTTAAAGTTACAAGTTACAACCAATTAAAAGGAGAAATCAATGGAAGTTGGATGAAACAAACTAGTGTAATTATTTACGAGCAGTACTAGTTTGTCAATTATAATTGTTTTGACAACTTGAGCAGTACTTTATGGTGTGTAGTGATTATCCTCGTGATGAAAAGATAGGAATCATTTTATACTTTTTGATTATCAATAGTAGCATTTATTTTTACGGTTTCTaagttaatataatttttgataaTTCGAATTTATAATCTTAATAACGTTAGAAGTGGATGATGCTTATTATCTCAGTTGCAACCGGAAACTCTATAGGCAACCATTAGTGTAGCTAGGTTGAAgcttcaaaatttgaaaattgtttttttaaaaaaaaaaaaaaagaatctatgtttcaagtgaattttgttataaaatatcgAATTGTATTGAGGaaactaaatatgaaatttagGTGATTTAATGTAATTTTGTAATGTTTTTGATGGATCTAAAGACGAaaacaaatttttatataataatatataatcttGTAAAGTATATTATATACGTCCGTTTTTATAAATATCTCttgtaattttgtataaatattatatattggtATATAACAttgt
This window encodes:
- the LOC107012695 gene encoding gibberellin-regulated protein 10-like, translated to MPMALRVLLLLVLFFLTVKAQDSIIDLKEVEEDRQQHVGLSQALRVFTRGANRRLVQDIVLKVAKYLNNGDIALAPAPAPPPSPLDCGGLCKYRCSLHSRPNVCFRACGTCCVRCKCVPPGTFGNREKCGKCYTEMTTHGNKTKCP